Below is a window of Fluviibacter phosphoraccumulans DNA.
GCCCCCTTCGCACATGGTCGCTTTGATCTCACAGCACGTTGGCAGCTTGGCCGTGCGCTGCGTGCGCACAGCTACCAGAACGCCTATATTCTGCCCAACTCGCTCAAGTCCGCATTACCCACTTTTTTTGCGGGCATCCCAAACCGTATCGGCTTTACGGGTGAGTCCCGTTACGGCTTGATCAACCAACGACAGAAACTCGATAAACAGTTGCTGCCGCGCATGGTAGATCGATTTCTAGCGCTGGGCCCGACAGGGCGCACTACGCTTGATGCTGACATCCCTCAGCTATCGGCAGTACCGGGGGCATTTGAACGGCTGCGTCAGACCTTAGGCCTGACGCTCCATGGCAAGTTAGCGATACTCTGCCCAGGTGCCGAATACGGCCCCGCCAAACGCTGGCCTGCCCAACACTTTGCCACGTTGGCGCATCGACTCAGCGAAGCAGGTTACACGATCTGGACCATTGGCTCTGCCAAAGATCAGGAGATCGGCGCAAGCATAGAAGCGCTCAGTGATGGCAAAGCCATTAACCTGTGCGGCCGAACGAAACTGGCCGATGCCATTGATCTGATGAGTGGTGCCGACATTGTGGTGAGCAACGATTCTGGCCTTATGCATGTGGGCGCGGCACTACATCGCCCTCTCATAGCACTCTTTGGCTC
It encodes the following:
- the waaF gene encoding lipopolysaccharide heptosyltransferase II; this encodes MKAVSLLVAPAWVGDAVMSEPLIRKISAHDQCPVDVLAPPWVAPLYERMPNVGSVIAAPFAHGRFDLTARWQLGRALRAHSYQNAYILPNSLKSALPTFFAGIPNRIGFTGESRYGLINQRQKLDKQLLPRMVDRFLALGPTGRTTLDADIPQLSAVPGAFERLRQTLGLTLHGKLAILCPGAEYGPAKRWPAQHFATLAHRLSEAGYTIWTIGSAKDQEIGASIEALSDGKAINLCGRTKLADAIDLMSGADIVVSNDSGLMHVGAALHRPLIALFGSSSPQFTPPLSNQVAILQHPVPCSPCFARTCRYGHLDCLNLLSPDLVMTSIRTLNQESLSA